The proteins below come from a single uncultured Dethiosulfovibrio sp. genomic window:
- a CDS encoding dihydrolipoamide acetyltransferase family protein translates to MSTTLTMPKLGLTMTEGTVSKWLKKEGDAVTSGEALFVVSTDKITYEVTAEREGVLLKVYVEENGSVPVGAPVAVIGDQGEAVEDSQPVSGEAPVPVEESKEDQKETERPATTVSSGKVKATPKARKTAREKGIDLSSVVGSGPDGRIKNRDVLAAGPKASPVATKMAKDLGVDLGSIDRDGRIMKSDVLIASAGKPQEDSVVPMTAMRKIIAQRMLESTQTIPTVTYEMDLDCSAMIALREKAKPSAAKAGVKITYNDIIMMACAKVLGEQPMCNSSVDMEGQRYILHSSVNIGLAVAVEGGLLVPNVKDVQDKSLLEIASSTDELVQRSRENRLLPQDMEGGTFTISNLGMFGMRSFTPIVNPPESCILAVNAMEDRAVVVDGQVAVRTMTTLCLTADHRSVDGADAAKFLARLKELLESPVLLLL, encoded by the coding sequence TTGTCCACGACCCTTACGATGCCCAAGCTCGGTCTGACCATGACCGAGGGGACCGTCTCAAAGTGGCTAAAAAAAGAAGGTGACGCTGTAACCTCAGGGGAGGCGCTGTTCGTCGTCTCCACCGACAAGATAACCTACGAGGTCACGGCGGAGAGAGAGGGAGTTCTGTTAAAGGTATACGTCGAGGAAAACGGCTCGGTCCCGGTGGGAGCTCCGGTAGCGGTTATCGGAGACCAGGGAGAGGCGGTGGAGGACTCTCAGCCGGTCTCCGGCGAAGCCCCTGTTCCAGTCGAGGAATCAAAAGAGGATCAGAAAGAGACCGAAAGACCTGCGACGACGGTCTCCTCCGGCAAGGTCAAGGCGACCCCTAAAGCCAGAAAGACCGCCAGGGAAAAGGGAATAGACCTGAGTTCGGTGGTCGGATCGGGGCCCGACGGACGGATAAAAAACAGAGACGTCCTCGCCGCCGGGCCAAAGGCCTCCCCCGTCGCCACCAAGATGGCTAAAGACCTTGGGGTGGACCTCGGCTCCATAGACCGAGACGGACGGATAATGAAGTCCGACGTCCTGATCGCCTCCGCCGGAAAGCCCCAGGAGGACTCGGTGGTCCCCATGACAGCCATGAGGAAGATCATAGCCCAGAGGATGTTGGAGAGCACCCAGACCATACCGACTGTTACCTACGAGATGGACCTGGACTGCTCCGCAATGATAGCCCTTAGGGAGAAGGCCAAGCCGTCGGCTGCTAAGGCGGGGGTCAAGATCACCTACAACGACATAATCATGATGGCCTGCGCTAAGGTCCTCGGGGAACAGCCTATGTGCAACAGCTCAGTCGATATGGAGGGACAGAGGTATATCCTCCACTCCTCGGTGAACATCGGCCTGGCTGTGGCGGTGGAGGGCGGGCTTTTAGTGCCCAACGTCAAGGATGTCCAGGATAAATCGCTGCTGGAGATAGCCTCCTCGACCGACGAGCTGGTCCAGCGTTCAAGGGAAAACCGCCTTCTCCCTCAGGACATGGAGGGCGGCACCTTCACCATATCCAACCTGGGCATGTTCGGCATGAGAAGCTTCACCCCAATAGTAAACCCGCCTGAATCGTGCATCCTGGCGGTAAACGCCATGGAGGACAGGGCGGTGGTGGTGGACGGTCAGGTGGCGGTGAGGACGATGACGACCCTCTGTCTGACCGCCGACCATAGATCGGTGGACGGCGCTGACGCCGCTAAATTCCTCGCCAGGCTCAAGGAGCTTTTGGAGTCTCCTGTGCTTTTGCTGCTCTAG
- a CDS encoding TRAP transporter small permease: MFSKFLDHFEEILGSLLVAVMVTISFVNVITRYFIKMSLSWSEEITVNLFVWVVLLGSSVAFKKGSHLGMEFVYERLPVKCKKVLFILSSALSIGFFVVLGWLGALEVIDEIDLSVITESLAIPVWYYTIAVPVFSLLIIVRIIQNTVQVLRDKSY, encoded by the coding sequence ATGTTTTCCAAGTTTCTGGATCACTTCGAGGAGATATTGGGGTCTCTGTTGGTAGCTGTGATGGTGACCATATCCTTCGTAAACGTGATAACTAGATATTTCATAAAGATGTCTCTGTCCTGGTCCGAGGAGATAACGGTCAACCTGTTCGTATGGGTGGTTCTCCTGGGATCGTCGGTGGCGTTCAAAAAGGGATCCCATTTGGGCATGGAGTTCGTCTACGAGAGACTTCCCGTTAAGTGCAAAAAGGTCCTTTTCATCCTGTCCAGTGCCCTGTCCATAGGATTTTTCGTTGTCCTGGGATGGCTTGGAGCATTAGAGGTGATCGACGAGATAGACCTATCGGTCATAACCGAGTCACTGGCGATACCGGTATGGTACTACACCATAGCTGTCCCGGTCTTTTCACTGCTGATAATCGTCAGGATAATCCAAAACACCGTTCAGGTCCTTAGGGACAAATCCTACTGA
- the lpdA gene encoding dihydrolipoyl dehydrogenase: protein MTKVAVIGGGPGGYVCAVRLAQLGASVTLIERERLGGTCLNWGCIPTKVLVHTAELYHETKNCSDLGLDVKDPSINWPNLMARKSGVVDQLVGGVQGLMVANGVEILEGEASFSSPRSLQVRGRTVEFDAAVIATGSETVIPPIPGVDLSEVVTSKEALSFPSIPQSLTVVGGGVIGMEFACLYANMGTEVSVVEMLDSVLPPIDREISAIARGRMEAMGVKFYTSAKVTAFKKGGNGVTTSVETGEGTVYLDSQWVLMSVGRRANTGSLALEKAGVDHDRGKIRVDRHMATSVPGIYAIGDCCSPIQLAHVASAEGEIAAENIMGHARSMDYKTVPSGVYTIPEIGSVGLTEEEAKRRGHSVKIGRFPLSSNGKSLIMKGYDGLVKFVVDSKYDEILGVHIIGPRATDLIVEGALALRLEATTEEIITTIHGHPTVGEALAEAAMDCDGRAIHRPPRK, encoded by the coding sequence ATGACTAAAGTAGCGGTAATAGGAGGGGGCCCAGGGGGCTACGTCTGCGCAGTCCGACTGGCCCAGCTAGGGGCCTCGGTCACACTGATAGAGCGAGAGAGGCTGGGGGGAACCTGCCTGAACTGGGGCTGTATCCCCACTAAGGTGCTGGTCCACACGGCGGAGTTGTACCACGAGACGAAAAACTGCTCCGACCTCGGGTTGGACGTGAAGGATCCTTCCATAAACTGGCCTAACCTTATGGCAAGAAAGAGCGGCGTAGTGGATCAGCTGGTCGGCGGGGTTCAGGGGCTCATGGTCGCCAACGGCGTGGAGATCCTGGAGGGTGAGGCTTCTTTCTCCTCCCCTAGGTCCCTTCAGGTCAGAGGACGTACCGTCGAGTTCGACGCCGCGGTTATCGCAACCGGCTCCGAGACGGTCATACCTCCCATCCCGGGGGTGGACCTGTCCGAGGTGGTCACCAGCAAAGAGGCCCTGTCCTTCCCGTCCATACCTCAGTCCCTGACGGTGGTAGGCGGTGGAGTCATAGGGATGGAGTTCGCCTGTCTCTACGCCAACATGGGGACAGAGGTATCGGTGGTGGAGATGCTGGACTCGGTCCTTCCCCCTATAGACAGGGAGATATCCGCCATAGCCAGAGGCAGGATGGAGGCGATGGGGGTCAAATTCTACACCTCCGCCAAGGTCACAGCCTTTAAAAAGGGAGGCAATGGGGTGACCACATCGGTAGAGACCGGCGAGGGAACCGTATATCTTGACTCCCAGTGGGTCCTGATGTCCGTGGGCCGAAGGGCAAACACAGGGTCGTTGGCTCTGGAGAAGGCGGGAGTCGATCACGACAGAGGAAAGATCAGGGTGGATAGGCACATGGCGACGTCGGTACCCGGCATATACGCCATAGGCGACTGTTGCAGCCCTATACAGCTGGCCCACGTGGCATCCGCCGAGGGAGAGATCGCTGCGGAGAATATCATGGGACATGCAAGGTCGATGGACTACAAGACCGTCCCAAGCGGCGTCTACACAATACCGGAGATAGGATCGGTGGGGCTGACGGAGGAGGAGGCAAAAAGGCGAGGACATTCGGTGAAGATAGGCCGATTCCCGCTGTCCTCCAACGGGAAGAGCCTGATCATGAAAGGATACGACGGGCTGGTCAAGTTCGTCGTGGACAGTAAATACGACGAAATACTAGGGGTCCACATAATAGGCCCCAGGGCGACGGACCTCATAGTTGAGGGAGCACTGGCCCTTAGGCTGGAGGCCACGACAGAGGAGATAATCACCACCATCCACGGCCACCCCACCGTAGGGGAGGCTCTGGCGGAGGCCGCCATGGACTGCGACGGCCGGGCTATCCATAGACCGCCGAGAAAATAG
- a CDS encoding TRAP transporter large permease, producing the protein MNFSDPALWTMILFVVPLLVKVPIAIALGGAAVAVVHFWDMGLPMVSYNFFAGIAKFPLLAIPFFIMAGVIMEKAGIAERIIVLMKKMVGNMTGGLAIATVGVATFWGAVSGSGPATVAALGLILIPGMANAGYDKPFAAATVSVASGLAIVIPPSIAFIVYGGVANVSIPALFAAGFIPGAIVALFMMGAVYLVSRKKGYGGGEPAKPGEIFTAFKRSFWGILAPVIILGGIYGGIFTPTEAAAVAVFYGLFVGVFVYRKINSFAMVYEILSSTVVATSVVMIVVTCAGLFSWVGATVGLIEKGAGVLLGISQSQWIILLMINIILLLAGMVLDAISIYYVFLPILLPIMAHFGWDPIWFGVMMTINLAIGQVTPPVAVNLYVGANISGLTMEDISRPALPLIFAAIVALAVIVLFPQLSTWLPYTLGLK; encoded by the coding sequence ATGAATTTTTCCGATCCTGCACTCTGGACGATGATACTCTTCGTCGTGCCTCTTCTGGTAAAGGTGCCTATAGCCATAGCCCTGGGAGGAGCCGCCGTGGCGGTGGTCCACTTCTGGGACATGGGACTTCCTATGGTCTCCTACAACTTTTTCGCCGGAATAGCCAAGTTCCCTCTGCTGGCCATACCCTTTTTCATAATGGCCGGGGTCATCATGGAGAAGGCGGGCATAGCGGAGCGGATTATCGTCCTGATGAAGAAGATGGTCGGCAACATGACAGGAGGGCTTGCGATAGCCACCGTCGGGGTCGCCACCTTCTGGGGAGCGGTCAGCGGCTCAGGCCCTGCAACAGTGGCGGCACTGGGGCTCATTCTCATCCCTGGGATGGCGAACGCGGGCTACGATAAGCCTTTCGCCGCAGCGACGGTTTCGGTTGCATCTGGGCTTGCCATAGTCATACCGCCAAGCATCGCCTTTATAGTCTACGGAGGTGTGGCCAACGTCTCCATACCGGCGCTTTTCGCAGCGGGCTTCATTCCCGGAGCAATCGTGGCCCTGTTCATGATGGGAGCGGTATATCTGGTGTCCCGTAAAAAGGGTTACGGAGGAGGAGAGCCAGCGAAGCCAGGGGAAATCTTCACCGCATTCAAGCGGTCCTTCTGGGGGATTTTGGCGCCGGTCATAATACTCGGGGGAATCTACGGTGGAATATTCACCCCAACCGAGGCCGCAGCTGTGGCAGTTTTCTACGGCCTTTTCGTGGGAGTATTCGTCTACAGAAAGATAAACTCCTTCGCTATGGTGTACGAGATACTGTCCTCAACTGTAGTCGCCACATCGGTAGTCATGATAGTGGTCACCTGTGCCGGTCTGTTCTCCTGGGTCGGAGCTACGGTGGGGCTTATAGAGAAGGGCGCAGGGGTGCTCCTGGGCATATCCCAATCTCAGTGGATCATACTGCTCATGATAAACATCATATTGCTTCTGGCCGGAATGGTGCTGGACGCTATTTCCATATACTACGTGTTTTTGCCCATACTGCTGCCGATAATGGCCCATTTCGGATGGGATCCCATCTGGTTCGGGGTCATGATGACCATAAACCTCGCAATAGGTCAGGTCACCCCTCCTGTGGCGGTGAACCTCTACGTCGGAGCCAACATAAGCGGGCTGACTATGGAGGACATAAGCCGTCCCGCATTGCCGCTGATCTTTGCGGCAATAGTGGCCCTAGCGGTGATAGTCCTCTTCCCCCAGCTGTCAACCTGGTTACCCTACACGCTGGGACTTAAATAG
- the dctP gene encoding TRAP transporter substrate-binding protein DctP has translation MKKKVSAVLLTVMILCIALPGFASYKSEYKMSVVPGAVTPWGMGAGYFAELVNERTEGRVNVKVYYSGQLFAGKQTSEFLLLRNGAIDFSLASTINWSPQVNELNLPALPFFVASDVDKRYAAMDAIEDGKSGKMMIDAVEKKGVKFLAWGENGFRELTNSVREVATVEDMKDLKLRVVGSPIYIDTFKALGANPINMNWSEATTGFQQGLVDGQENPLVGICIPVKIWNYHKYLTNWHYVIDPLLLAVNPKVWKSFDEKDQAIIAQCAIDAMKYQKAISRIGLDDGSSLAYLESIGKAPEVKDPILFCEENGMTVTDLTPESVQAFKDATASVREEWTKKIGPELVAAAEEDMASVQ, from the coding sequence ATGAAGAAAAAGGTTTCTGCGGTTCTGCTGACTGTCATGATACTCTGCATCGCCCTTCCGGGATTCGCTTCCTACAAGAGCGAGTACAAAATGAGCGTCGTACCAGGCGCCGTCACCCCTTGGGGGATGGGTGCTGGCTACTTCGCCGAGCTGGTCAACGAGAGGACCGAGGGACGGGTCAACGTCAAGGTCTACTACTCGGGACAGCTTTTCGCAGGCAAACAGACCTCCGAGTTCCTTCTGCTCAGGAACGGAGCCATCGACTTTTCGCTGGCGTCGACGATCAACTGGTCTCCCCAGGTAAACGAGCTGAACCTTCCGGCTCTGCCTTTCTTCGTGGCCTCGGATGTGGATAAAAGGTACGCCGCCATGGACGCCATAGAGGACGGCAAGTCGGGCAAGATGATGATCGACGCAGTGGAAAAAAAGGGCGTCAAGTTCCTGGCCTGGGGCGAGAACGGATTTAGAGAGCTCACCAACAGCGTCAGAGAGGTTGCCACCGTCGAGGATATGAAAGACCTCAAGCTCAGGGTCGTCGGAAGCCCCATCTACATCGACACCTTCAAGGCCCTTGGAGCCAACCCTATCAACATGAACTGGTCCGAGGCGACGACGGGATTCCAGCAGGGACTTGTCGACGGCCAGGAGAACCCTCTGGTCGGGATATGCATCCCGGTTAAAATCTGGAACTACCACAAATACCTCACAAACTGGCACTACGTCATAGATCCCCTCCTCCTTGCGGTCAACCCCAAGGTGTGGAAGAGCTTCGACGAGAAGGATCAGGCCATCATAGCCCAGTGTGCCATAGACGCCATGAAGTATCAGAAGGCAATATCCCGTATAGGCCTCGACGACGGAAGCTCTCTGGCCTACCTCGAGAGCATCGGCAAGGCCCCTGAGGTCAAAGACCCAATTCTGTTCTGCGAGGAAAACGGCATGACCGTCACCGACCTCACTCCCGAAAGCGTTCAGGCGTTTAAGGACGCCACTGCGTCGGTGAGAGAGGAATGGACCAAGAAGATCGGTCCCGAGCTAGTAGCTGCCGCCGAGGAGGATATGGCTTCGGTACAGTAA